One segment of Rhodopirellula baltica SH 1 DNA contains the following:
- a CDS encoding lipopolysaccharide biosynthesis protein, whose product MTIKENRLLKATQTTLVSQGFRILSLAISLVSVPLYLKWLGQERYGLMLTGSSLIGYLMFSNCGLNWASMLLIAQAHGKKDQPAIQSIVRNSLSLAVFSVLVAASMTLILYFTLVDNLNVHFLPPHPEMPGIILGLGVVATVRLLISPIYNLFSGLQDTPVVAAYQGIATLLNTLFMIYVAYLGLSLGWLFTLGAMGTVFCGCIAAIHCFFKHRWAFAIGPVWESRHIRDQFRSGAKSLVMQVGVVMTTTAPVLSISSTIGPEWVPLYSIPMTLLSIPLSLILQLNGNLQPAYGQAIGEGDKEWIRSTVMTMLRRVFVFLGIVGTGFIALNSQFIFAWTGGDIDVSSTMTICVFVSGGISACVAVYRGALAGMNRHRYAAIGDILCGFATIAIAPIVINTFGVAWIGLAASFASLATVGWMFPLQFRRFAGDHVQGTGSNHFTIPLLLTCVMAAISTSISNTYTAALPPIIAMTATALSCCVVFLFVGYRLGLTDVRQFVGWSVRRIQILPHAQS is encoded by the coding sequence ATGACGATTAAAGAAAACCGCCTCCTCAAGGCGACACAGACTACACTAGTATCTCAAGGCTTTCGCATCCTCTCGCTGGCGATTTCTTTAGTAAGTGTACCGCTCTATCTAAAGTGGCTAGGTCAGGAACGCTATGGGCTGATGCTGACAGGCAGTTCCCTCATTGGCTACTTAATGTTCTCAAATTGTGGATTAAACTGGGCCTCGATGCTATTGATAGCACAAGCACATGGCAAAAAAGACCAACCCGCGATACAATCGATCGTAAGAAACAGCTTGTCCCTAGCTGTGTTTTCCGTGCTCGTAGCGGCCTCAATGACACTCATTCTTTACTTTACGCTAGTGGACAACCTAAACGTTCATTTCCTACCGCCCCACCCCGAGATGCCGGGCATTATTCTCGGCCTAGGAGTAGTGGCGACTGTCAGGTTACTTATTTCTCCGATATACAATCTATTCTCCGGCCTCCAAGACACACCGGTTGTTGCAGCCTACCAAGGAATTGCCACGCTGCTGAATACATTGTTCATGATATACGTTGCCTACCTCGGATTAAGTCTTGGATGGTTATTCACCCTGGGAGCGATGGGGACTGTATTCTGCGGGTGCATAGCCGCGATACACTGTTTTTTCAAACATCGTTGGGCATTCGCGATCGGGCCAGTGTGGGAATCGAGACACATTCGCGATCAGTTTCGAAGCGGGGCCAAGAGCCTGGTAATGCAGGTTGGGGTTGTCATGACGACGACGGCACCAGTCCTTTCAATCAGCTCGACCATTGGTCCAGAGTGGGTTCCTCTCTATTCGATTCCAATGACCCTTCTTAGCATTCCACTAAGCTTAATTCTGCAGTTAAACGGAAATCTTCAGCCGGCATACGGCCAAGCAATCGGAGAGGGTGACAAAGAATGGATTCGCTCCACGGTTATGACAATGCTACGAAGAGTATTCGTGTTTCTTGGAATTGTTGGAACGGGATTCATTGCACTCAATTCCCAATTCATCTTCGCGTGGACAGGGGGAGACATTGACGTCTCTTCAACGATGACGATCTGCGTTTTCGTTAGCGGCGGTATTTCGGCGTGTGTGGCAGTTTACCGTGGCGCGTTAGCCGGTATGAACCGACATAGATACGCCGCAATAGGCGATATCCTTTGCGGCTTTGCAACAATTGCTATTGCGCCCATTGTCATCAATACGTTCGGCGTCGCATGGATCGGACTTGCCGCCTCATTCGCCTCGCTTGCAACCGTCGGTTGGATGTTTCCCTTGCAGTTCCGAAGGTTCGCTGGAGATCATGTACAGGGAACTGGATCAAACCATTTCACGATCCCATTGCTTCTAACATGCGTCATGGCAGCAATATCAACTTCGATTTCAAATACATACACAGCGGCACTGCCCCCTATCATCGCAATGACGGCAACCGCATTGTCCTGCTGCGTTGTTTTTTTGTTTGTTGGTTATCGCCTTGGCCTCACGGATGTCCGCCAATTCGTAGGATGGTCAGTTAGACGCATTCAGATCCTGCCACATGCGCAAAGCTAA
- a CDS encoding glycosyltransferase family 4 protein, with amino-acid sequence MKVLHLPGSYPPWRAAGKEVYSHTLATALREFAIDSEVAVTTSGVHPAEVGDYEHEGVPVHVLPPASEYGSRQAFYGRKFSDLPGFNQLLTDVQPDVVHFHDQNDGASLSHLRMVKDRGLPAVLTFHSPGQICPHHDLLRWGTTPCDGELRVRRCTACRMSASGLNPVLGNLIGLVEWPAPDPESTSIASRLLNARKMTRWFRDSVIEFGELSDAVVVLARWCEDIWLRNGLERSKLFLVPSGGRSERPRDPSPKFPERSTLVVGFAGRCESIKGIHVLVDAIQRLPPEFMIEVRLYGGGWDSDYGRALLDRIANDSRFVKPRIVPNDQLGIEFAKLDVAVVPSIWLETGPLTLFDAFAAGTPVIGSNLGGIAERVRHGENGLLFEAGSALDLAACLTRCREESGLVQRLRSGVSSPRTFVDTASDMSVIYRKLAGQSKPTKPS; translated from the coding sequence GTGAAGGTTCTTCATCTTCCCGGATCGTATCCACCCTGGCGCGCCGCTGGGAAAGAGGTTTACTCGCATACTCTGGCGACTGCATTGCGAGAATTCGCGATCGATAGTGAGGTCGCTGTGACGACTTCAGGTGTCCATCCAGCGGAAGTTGGTGACTATGAGCATGAAGGGGTTCCTGTTCATGTTTTGCCACCGGCGTCCGAATACGGTTCGCGGCAGGCTTTTTACGGACGCAAGTTCAGTGATCTACCAGGCTTCAATCAGTTGCTAACCGACGTTCAACCCGACGTCGTCCATTTTCATGATCAAAATGACGGCGCCAGCCTCTCTCATCTGCGAATGGTGAAGGATCGAGGCTTGCCCGCAGTTCTGACCTTCCATAGTCCGGGGCAAATTTGTCCTCATCACGACCTGTTGCGTTGGGGAACAACGCCTTGCGACGGAGAACTCCGAGTGCGTCGGTGCACGGCTTGCAGAATGAGTGCGTCTGGCTTGAATCCGGTGTTAGGCAATTTGATCGGGCTTGTAGAGTGGCCGGCACCTGATCCAGAGTCCACTTCGATTGCAAGCCGCTTGCTCAATGCCCGCAAGATGACTCGATGGTTTCGAGATTCGGTCATCGAATTCGGAGAGCTATCTGATGCTGTCGTCGTGCTTGCGCGTTGGTGCGAAGATATCTGGCTTCGAAATGGATTGGAACGATCGAAATTGTTTTTGGTTCCCTCCGGTGGACGTTCGGAGCGACCTCGTGATCCATCTCCAAAATTCCCTGAACGTAGTACATTGGTTGTCGGATTTGCGGGAAGGTGCGAGTCGATCAAAGGAATTCACGTCTTAGTCGATGCCATTCAACGGCTGCCACCAGAGTTCATGATCGAAGTACGTTTGTACGGCGGCGGTTGGGATTCTGATTATGGTCGAGCACTATTGGATCGAATCGCAAATGATAGTCGATTTGTGAAACCGCGGATCGTGCCCAATGACCAATTGGGCATTGAATTTGCAAAACTCGATGTGGCCGTTGTCCCATCGATCTGGTTAGAGACGGGTCCCTTAACACTGTTCGATGCGTTCGCCGCCGGTACACCCGTTATCGGAAGCAATCTCGGAGGAATCGCGGAACGTGTTCGCCATGGCGAAAACGGGCTGCTCTTTGAGGCTGGTTCGGCACTGGACCTTGCCGCATGCCTGACACGGTGCCGCGAAGAATCTGGGCTCGTACAAAGACTTCGATCCGGCGTCTCTTCGCCGAGAACATTTGTCGATACCGCGTCAGACATGTCGGTCATCTATCGAAAATTAGCTGGACAGTCAAAACCTACAAAACCTAGCTGA
- a CDS encoding NAD-dependent epimerase/dehydratase family protein codes for MRTVLITGASGFLGSLITSRFASEGWKVLAFGRYGPRAKPEAAEYEMTACNLPDELLEDAVRRERPDVCVHCAGNANPRLSMTDPLHDYENGPQLTAWLLDAFRRHSNNTRFVFLSSAAVYGNPKTLPISEKSVVEPLSPYGFNKFHCESLLSSYRNIYGLSTSSVRIFSAYGPGLRRQVIWDLLTKVVSRKVIEVSGTGDESRDFVYGEDAAQAIYRIATLQLEPAPVYNLASGQETSIKTALELICETTGRNPEIKFDGRNAPGMPLNWRADIDLISKTGWRAETSLRAGITKIYEFAKNRLES; via the coding sequence GTGAGAACAGTGCTGATTACCGGTGCCAGCGGTTTCCTCGGTTCTCTGATCACGAGTCGGTTCGCGAGTGAGGGATGGAAGGTACTTGCGTTCGGACGCTACGGTCCGCGTGCCAAACCGGAAGCTGCTGAATACGAAATGACCGCCTGCAATCTTCCGGACGAATTGCTCGAAGACGCGGTTCGCCGCGAGCGGCCCGACGTTTGTGTCCATTGCGCAGGAAATGCGAATCCACGACTTTCAATGACCGACCCGCTTCATGACTACGAAAACGGTCCACAGCTAACCGCTTGGTTGCTTGACGCGTTCCGACGTCACTCAAACAACACTCGATTCGTGTTCCTCTCTTCGGCCGCCGTGTACGGAAATCCAAAGACATTGCCCATCAGCGAAAAATCAGTCGTCGAACCGCTTTCACCCTACGGATTCAACAAATTCCATTGCGAGTCCCTGCTTTCTAGCTACCGCAATATCTATGGCCTTTCAACGTCCTCTGTTCGCATCTTTTCGGCCTATGGCCCCGGACTTCGACGGCAAGTGATCTGGGACTTGCTAACCAAAGTCGTCAGCCGCAAAGTGATCGAAGTCTCAGGGACCGGAGATGAGAGTCGAGACTTTGTCTATGGCGAAGATGCGGCCCAAGCCATCTATAGAATCGCCACGTTGCAATTGGAACCCGCACCTGTTTACAACTTGGCAAGTGGCCAAGAAACATCTATCAAGACTGCCCTCGAACTAATCTGTGAGACAACCGGGCGAAATCCCGAGATCAAATTTGACGGGCGGAACGCCCCGGGGATGCCACTAAATTGGCGTGCTGACATCGACCTGATCAGCAAGACGGGATGGCGGGCTGAAACCTCGCTTCGCGCCGGAATCACGAAGATCTACGAGTTCGCAAAAAATCGACTTGAATCCTAA
- a CDS encoding glycosyltransferase family 4 protein, which yields MNQPHRIGIINYSHSDWQGGRNYIQNLLTALQTLDADSLNFEVVEVPSHESKSNSVLTRLKNRFHTIRGIHQPQLHAELVKQGIDFAYYCATGDREKVGYQSAHWIADFQSLVRPEFSPDDYSVKAQSYFRSVLRDSQQVVLSSNASQNDCRKLFPEYVSKTAVLPFRVATFPQLIEQSLPSLPELKKRFDLPDKFFIVCNQFWAHKNHETIFKAVEMLSKKNKSTCVVCTGQWKDLRNRNHQETIDRLLEKPSIKQGIRLVGKIPFDSLLGLIRHSHAVIQPSHFEGWNTSVEESHCLGKTILLSDIPVHREQACPTAQYFDPTSYESLAKLMCNSLDEATTGFDAGREQMAVDRYTVKIKEFARAFLNLATQSQHNHYG from the coding sequence ATGAATCAACCGCACCGAATAGGAATCATCAACTATTCCCATTCCGACTGGCAGGGTGGCAGAAACTACATCCAAAACCTTCTTACGGCGTTGCAAACGCTAGACGCCGACTCTTTAAATTTTGAAGTCGTCGAAGTCCCGAGCCATGAATCCAAATCAAATTCAGTTCTCACGCGACTAAAAAACCGATTCCATACGATTCGCGGTATCCACCAACCTCAACTACACGCTGAACTCGTGAAGCAAGGCATCGATTTCGCGTATTATTGTGCTACGGGCGATCGCGAGAAAGTTGGTTACCAAAGTGCACATTGGATTGCAGACTTTCAAAGTTTGGTGCGCCCCGAATTCAGCCCCGACGACTATAGTGTCAAGGCCCAAAGCTACTTCAGAAGCGTGCTGCGCGACTCTCAACAAGTAGTTCTCAGCAGCAATGCGAGCCAAAACGACTGTCGAAAGCTTTTCCCGGAGTACGTCTCCAAAACGGCGGTCCTACCGTTCCGCGTTGCAACGTTTCCGCAACTGATCGAGCAGTCACTTCCGTCACTACCAGAACTGAAGAAACGTTTTGACCTACCAGATAAATTTTTCATCGTCTGCAATCAGTTCTGGGCTCATAAGAATCACGAAACTATTTTCAAAGCAGTCGAGATGCTTTCGAAAAAAAACAAGTCGACATGTGTTGTCTGCACGGGGCAGTGGAAAGACCTTCGAAACCGAAATCACCAGGAAACGATCGATCGACTGTTGGAAAAACCCTCCATTAAGCAGGGCATTCGATTGGTTGGCAAGATTCCGTTCGATTCACTGCTGGGACTGATCCGTCATTCACATGCCGTCATTCAGCCATCACACTTCGAAGGTTGGAACACCTCGGTTGAAGAATCACACTGTTTGGGCAAAACGATACTTCTCTCAGACATCCCGGTTCACCGCGAACAAGCCTGCCCAACCGCACAGTATTTTGATCCAACGAGCTACGAATCGCTTGCAAAATTGATGTGCAATTCACTCGACGAGGCGACTACAGGCTTCGATGCGGGCAGAGAACAGATGGCTGTCGATCGTTACACAGTAAAGATCAAGGAATTTGCGAGGGCCTTTTTGAATCTAGCGACGCAATCGCAACACAATCATTACGGGTGA
- a CDS encoding FkbM family methyltransferase — translation MLLYGTYEKEVVKRFLRTLKPGDVCIDIGANFGQYSLLASRRVGPNGKVICVEPVPHVFQRLKENLERNQCENVVALNVALGESPGTLNMQVIEDENDGMHHLTHESGAGTIPVQVCTLDGLLDDLEISGDVSVIKMDVEGWEQAVLSGATRTLSPKKKPTIFFESIEEHAARFGFDALKVHQLLHKYGYRLEFLNEQHGKASIWQQFATGTTHQPNLIAVPPATRSQST, via the coding sequence GTGCTGCTCTACGGAACGTACGAAAAAGAAGTCGTAAAACGATTTCTGCGGACACTGAAACCGGGCGATGTATGCATTGATATTGGAGCAAACTTCGGCCAATACAGCCTGCTTGCGTCACGCCGTGTTGGGCCAAATGGAAAAGTCATTTGCGTTGAACCTGTACCCCACGTTTTTCAACGATTGAAAGAGAATCTTGAACGGAACCAATGCGAGAACGTGGTTGCGTTAAACGTTGCCCTCGGCGAATCACCCGGGACCTTGAACATGCAAGTCATCGAGGATGAAAACGACGGAATGCATCATCTTACGCATGAATCGGGCGCAGGAACGATTCCCGTTCAAGTGTGTACGCTTGACGGATTGCTTGATGACCTCGAAATCAGCGGAGATGTATCAGTAATCAAAATGGATGTCGAAGGTTGGGAACAAGCGGTGTTGTCAGGCGCAACTCGCACTCTTTCACCAAAGAAAAAGCCAACAATATTTTTCGAGTCGATTGAAGAACACGCAGCTCGCTTTGGATTCGACGCATTGAAAGTACATCAGCTATTGCACAAATACGGTTATCGCTTGGAGTTTTTGAACGAACAGCACGGAAAGGCTTCAATATGGCAACAATTCGCGACTGGTACAACACATCAGCCAAACTTGATTGCCGTACCGCCCGCGACTAGGAGTCAATCGACCTGA
- a CDS encoding acyltransferase, with product MRKANGFTRTLRMKMLDRVLAKVSHILEDSRLRARQRHMMSLLSRPCNAIIGDDCVIMKLDSKGVITIGEDTRIEGQLLTLWNGGHIEIGSNCFVGPNTRLWSQSSIKVGNHVLISHTVDIHDTNSHPLDSVERRKDAEGILITDKYLLPTQTQSAPIVIEDDAWICMKSSIMKGVTVGKGAVVAANSVVTKNVDPYTIVAGTPATMIGTTT from the coding sequence ATGCGCAAAGCTAACGGTTTTACTCGGACACTTCGCATGAAAATGTTAGATCGAGTTTTAGCAAAAGTCTCTCACATCCTGGAGGACTCCAGGCTTCGAGCGAGGCAAAGGCATATGATGTCTCTGTTGAGCAGACCGTGCAACGCAATCATTGGTGATGACTGCGTAATCATGAAGCTCGATTCGAAAGGTGTCATAACTATTGGCGAGGACACCAGAATCGAAGGACAGCTCCTAACGCTATGGAATGGGGGGCACATCGAAATAGGATCAAATTGCTTCGTGGGCCCAAACACGCGACTTTGGTCACAGAGCAGCATTAAGGTCGGAAACCACGTCCTCATATCGCATACGGTCGACATCCATGACACCAACTCACACCCGCTAGACAGCGTGGAGCGACGCAAGGACGCCGAGGGCATATTGATTACAGACAAGTATCTGCTGCCAACACAAACTCAGTCAGCGCCGATCGTGATCGAAGACGATGCGTGGATCTGCATGAAAAGCTCGATAATGAAAGGTGTCACGGTTGGAAAAGGAGCGGTCGTTGCAGCGAACTCGGTCGTTACCAAAAATGTAGATCCTTATACAATTGTTGCGGGAACACCTGCGACCATGATTGGAACAACGACATAG